A region of the Polaribacter sp. L3A8 genome:
ATAGACCGCATTTTCGAAACTGCAAGAGTAGAAGAGGTTATTGGCGAATTTGTGGTGCTAAAAAAAGCAGGAAGTAACTTTAAAGGTTTAAGCCCGTTTACAGACGAAAAATCACCTTCTTTTATGGTGTCTCCCGTAAAACAAATTTGGAAAGATTTTTCTACAGGAAAAGGGGGCAACTCTGTTTCATTTTTAATGGAGCATGAACATTACACCTATCCAGAAGCATTAAGGTGGTTAGCCAAAAAGTACAATATAGAAATAGAAGAAGCAGAGCAATCATCCGAAGAAAAAGCTCAGATGAATGAACGCGAAAGCATGTTCTTAGTTTCAACTTTTGCCAAAGACTATTTTAATGATGTAATGCTAAATTCTAATAAAGGAAAAGCGATAGGTTTATCTTATTTTAAAGAACGAGGTTTTACAGATGAAACCATTACTAAGTTCGAATTAGGATACTGTATTGACGAGTGGGATAATTTTACAAAAGCAGCATTATCAAAAGGGTACGACTTAAAGTTTTTGGCATCTACAGGATTGACCATTGTAAAAGAAAACAAGCAATTCGACCGTTTTAAAGGTCGTGTAATGTTTCCGATACATTCTATGTCTGGTAGAATTTTAGGTTTTGGAGGTCGTATTTTAACTGCGGATAAAAAAGCAGCTAAATATTTAAATTCACCAGAAAGTGATATTTACCATAAGAGTAAAATTTTGTATGGATTGTACCAAGCAAAAAAAGAAATAGCCAAACAAGACAATTGTTTTTTGGTAGAGGGTTATACAGATGTAATTTCTTTTAATCAATCTGGTGTAGAAAATGTTGTTGCTTCTTCGGGTACCGCTTTAACCCCAGATCAAATTAGATTGGTAAACAGACTGACTAAAAATATTACGGTACTTTTTGATGGAGATGCAGCTGGTATTAGAGCTTCCATTCGTGGTATCGATTTAATTTTAGAACAAGGAATGAACGTAAAAGTAGTTCAGTTTCCTGACGGTGAAGATCCAGATAGTTTTGCAAAATCAAACTCAAACGCTGAGTTAAAAAAATATTTAGAAGATTCTGCACAAGATTTTATCAACTTTAAAGTATCTCTCTTATTAAAAGATTCTAATAACGACCCTATTAAAAAAGCAGGCGTAATTAGAGACATTGTAACCAGTATTTCTAAAATACCAGACGGCATTCAACGAGAAGTTTATGTGCAAGAATGTTCTAGAATCATGGATATTTCTGAACGCGTTTTGTTTAGTGAATTGGCACAGTTATTAAAAAAAGGAGCGCAAGAAAAAAATAAAGTAAGCAGACAGCAAAACAACACTCAGCAAAACTCTAATGAGCCACCTCCTGGATATTTTATGGAGCAAGAAAAAGGCAAGATGGGATTGGTAAAAGGTGGCGCTGTTGCGTCTCAAAAAATAGATCAACTTTCGATTTTAGAAAATGAAATTATTAAAATTTTACTTTTATACGGAAATGAAGAGGTAGAATTTATTGAAGAAGTAATTCATGTTGATGAAGAAGGAAGGGAGAAGATAGATACTAGAAAGTATGAAAACACGGTTTCAGCAGAAATTTATGTGCATTTACATGAAGATGAAATAGAATTTTCTAATGCTCTCTTTCAAGAAATTTATACAGAAATTATTCACCAATTAAATCAGTTAGAAAAATTAGATATTGATGGTTTGATTAATCACAAGAATTCAGAAATATCTACCATTGTAACCTCTATTTTAATGGAGAAAGAAAACCCGAATAGACAACTAAGTGATTGGCAAGGACAAAATATAGAAGTAAAATCTGCCCTAGAAGTTTTAGCAAAAGACGTAAACGATGTGGTGTATAATTTAAGGAGAGTCTTAATCGGTGAAAAAATTGAAGAGTTGATGGATGACGCTGTTAAAAACCAAGGGGCTGCAATAGATTTGGAGGTTATTAAAAATTATACAAGCTTAAAAATGAGGCTATTTGAAAAACTAAATAGGGTTGTGTAACATTAACAAATTGTAAAATAGGGTGTTTAACCCCATAGCAATAATTTATCATTAGATAGAATTATTGTATATTGCACTCGCAAAAAGAAAATATTGTTACTATGAAAACACTACTACAATTACTAAAAATTATTCAGTTATTCATTTTGCTACCATTTGAAATATCTAAAGGCTCAAAAAAACGAGCCTATATGAGAATAAAAAAAATGATGGTTGCAGCAAATATTCTGTAATAAAAAAAACCTTAATATAGCCAAATTAAGGTTTTTTTTATACAAAAACTTTATTTAATATTTTCAGGTATTTTACAAATAGGTATCGGTAACATTTTATGTTGGTTAATTCTATTTAGTCTCGTATAAATTTTAAAGACCTCTAGTTCTCTTCCTTTAAAATCACCTTCTAATTTTCCATTCTCTTGCATATTCATTGCCCACTCTAGTTCATCGTAAGAAGCGCCAATTTGATCTTCATCTGTTCTACTATCACCAAATAACCCATCTGTTGGTTGTGCTTTTTGTATAGAATTTGGTACACCTAAAAATGCAGATAATTTATATACTTCAGATTTCATTAAGTCTGCAATTGGACTTAAATCTACACCTCCATCACCATATTTGGTGTAAAAACCAACTCCAAAATCTTCTACCTTATTACCTGTTCCTGCTACTAAATACCCGTGCAAACCTGCTAAATAGTATAAAGTGGTCATTCTAAGTCTAGCTCTAGTGTTGGCTAAAGATAAATCTACGGTTGCAGAAGGTTCTGCAGCTGGTAAAACATTTTTAAAATCTTCGAAGGTAGACGTTAAATCTACTTTTACATCAGATACATTTTTAAAATTATCTTTTAACTGCGTAATATGTTCTTGTGCTCTAGTTACTTGGCTAGGAGCTTGATGAATAGGCATTTCTACACATAAAGTAGGGAATCCTGTTTTTGCACATAAAGTGGATGTTAAAGCAGAGTCAATTCCGCCAGAAATTCCAATTACAAATCCTTTTACTTTTGCATTTTCAGCATATTCTTTTAACCATTTTATGATGTACTCGGCAACCTTTTCAGTCTTCATTGATAAACTATTTTAGTATTTTTAGCGTTCTTAAATCTAAAGACTAATATACAAAGAATATGAGATTTTATTTTATGAATTTAATGGTTTTATGTGCAATTTTTTCATGTTCTGATAAAAAAAACAATCAAATTGATGTTTCAACCATAAATGTTGATTTTTCCATAAAAAGATACGAGGTTGATTTTTATAATAGTACTGAAAATAAATTACCAATTCTTAAGAAGAAGTATCCTTATTTGTTTCCAAAAACATTTACAGATAGTTTAGCAATTGTTAAGCTAAATAACAAAGAAGAACAAGAATTATTTAATGAAACTCAAAAGCTATATAAGAATATTCCAGAATTAAAAATTGAGCTATTAGATCTTTTTAAGCATATAAAACATTACAATAGGAAGTTTAAAGCGCCTAATGTAGTTACTATGATCTCTAATATAGATTATAAAAGTAGAGTTATTTATGCAGATAGTTTGCTGTTTATTTCTTTAGATGTTTATTTAGGAAAAACACACAAATTTTATTCAGATTATCCAAAGTATATTAAAGAGAATAATACCAAAAATAATATAATTGTTGATGTTGCAAATTCTATAATAGAAAAGCAATTAGTGCCTTTACCTAATAGAAGCTTTATTGGTAAGATGATTCATGAAGGAAAAAAAATCTATCTATTAGATATATATTTACCAACTATTTCCGATAAATTAAAAATAAGATATTCAAAAGAAAAAATGGATTGGGCTCTTACAAATGAAGAGGATATTTGGAAATATTTTATAGAAAGAAAATTGTTATTTAGTACAGAAACACAACTAAACAAAAGATTTTTGGAGGAAGCTCCTTTTTCGAAGTTCTATTTGCAAAATGATAATCAATCTCCAGGAAGAATAGGAGTGTGGTTAGGATGGCAAATAGTGAGGTCGTATATGAAAAATAATGATGTATCTTTGCAAGAATTATTAATAATTGATTCTCAAGAGTTATTCAAAAGATCAAAATACAAGCCTAAAAAATAATGTCAATAAAACATAATTCACAAATTAATTTCGAAATTGGTTTAGATGAAAACAAAGTTCCTGAAGAAATTTCTTGGACGGCAAAAGATGGAGATATAAATAAGGAAGCATCCAAAGCTATTATGATTTCTGTTTGGGATCATAAGAAAAAAGATACTTTACGTATGGATTTATGGACAAAAGATATGCCTGTAGATGAAATGAAACAATTTTATCATCAAACACTAGTTTCTATGGCAGATTCTTTTGAGCGTGCAACAGATGATCAAAAAATGAGTGCAACTATGCGAGATTTTTGTGCTTATTTTGCAGAGAAATTAGAGCTGAAATAAATAAAATATCGTTTCACAAAAAAAAGGTTGTTCAATTATTTGAACAACCTTTTTTTGTGCTTATAAGATTTTATAAATTCCTTATTTATTCTTTTTAAGAATTAAAGTTTTATAAATAGATAATCTATACCAAAAAAAAAAGAGACTACATATGTAGTCTCTTTCTTTTGATATAAATTATTTACTATTCATCAATTCTTTCTACAGGTCCAATTGCATCAATTGGTTTAATTTCAACCCTTCTGTTCAATTGTCTTCCGCCTGCATTAGCGTTAGAGAATTTTGGTCTAGATTCACCATAACCTTTAGGGCTCAATCTGTCATTAACAATACCTTGTTTAATCATATACTTTCTAACACTTTCTGCTCTTCTTTGAGATAAGTATAAGTTGTATTTATCACTATTTCTATCATCTGTATGACCTTCAATAACAAACTTAACATCTGGTATTTTCTTCATTAACATAATAATTTGATCAATAGTACTGTAAGATATTAATTTAATAACATCACTATTCGTGTCAAAGTAAATACTAGTAGCTAACAATCCAATTTGTTGTGTAATATTAACTGGTGGTACAACTTCTTGTTTAGGACAACCTCTGTTTTCTACTGGTCCAGGTGTGTTTGGGCATAAATCTTTTACATCCATTACTCCGTCTCCATCTGTATCAACATTTAAAGGACATCCTTCATTTGATATTGGACCGTATTCTAAAGGACATTTATCTTTATAATCTGGTAAGCCATCTTTATCTGCATCTACAGCCTGACCATTACCATATACCATTGCTGCTTTAGGAGTGTTTGGCTCAACATCTAATTGATCCATTACACCATCTCCATCTGTATCAATAATTTTAAATTCTGCACCTGCAGGCTTTTCAACAGCCCAAATGATATGTTCTTTTTTCTTTCCTAGTTTTAAAACAACTCCTAAACTAGTAATAAAAAAGTTTTCCCAATTTTGTTTATCAGAAATAGCTGCGTCTAAATGATCTTCATGATTAAAGTACATTCCTGTTCTAAATTCAAGATCTACTCTTCTACTTATTTTTCTTTTAACACCTAATTGTGCAGATAGAAAAATTGAACTAGCTTCGTTTACACTATTTCTTTGTGGGTTATAACCAAAATCTGCGTCAGAAATTTTTGTATAAGAACCATCAGGTAATTTATCAAATAAAGCAGAATCGTATTGGTGGTATCCAACACCAAAGTATCCAGCGATGTTCCATTTACGTGCATCCCTCTTAAAAAGGTTAGAAAAACTTACAATTAAATTTAACTCAGCACCGTAAGATCTACCTTCAAATTTCATATCATCTCTAATAACACCATCTGGTACATATAAAAGTTTATAGATACTTGAGAAATATTGTGCTCCACCAGACATTTTATTATAGGTAGCTTTAAGTTCTAGTCCTAATATTGGATTAAACATTTTATCTACATAAACATAACCTCCAAAATTCCAGTAATTCTTGTCATCACTGGTACCAATAGAGCGTAAATCTCCGTGCATAATAAAATTACTAAAACCACCACCTATTGACCAGGTGTTACTTTCTTTAATAATATCAGTGCTTTTTACCTCTGTACTATCTTTGTGAATAATTTTGCCATCATTAGATTGACTAAAAGATTGAGCAATAATAAAAGTGCTAAATAGAATAAATAAATAAATTCTCCTCATTTTAATTTGATTTTTTGTTTTTAAACAATATAGGGGGAATAATTCCTACAAAAATATAATTTTTTTTTTTTAAAAATGCTTTATTAAGTTAACAATTTTAACATAATCGACTCTATTATGAACAAAATCCATTTTTGAAACATCTATTACTTGCAAATTTAAGCTTTTTTCTGTTTTGATAAAGTTTTTATATCCATTATGGATTTGTTTTAGATAATTTGGTTCAATTTTTTGTTCATATTCTCTTCCTCTTTTTTTGATGTTTTCAAGAAGTCGTTCTGTATCTTGATACAAATAAATATATAAATCTGGTTTTGTAATTTCTTTATACATTAAATCGAACATTTTACGATATAAAAGGTATTCTTCCTTTTGTAATGTAACTTGTGCAAAAATTAAAGATTTAAAGATATAGTAATCCGATACAATGAAGTTTTTAAATAAGTCGAATTGTGCTAAATCATCGGTTAGTTGTTGATATCTGTCGGCTAAAAAACTCATCTCTAACGGAAATGCATAACGCTCTTTATCTTCATAAAATTTAGGGAGAAAGGGGTTGTCTGCAAAGCGCTCTAATACCATTTTTGCATTAAATTCTTCTGAGATCATTTTAACTAAAGAAGTTTTACCTGCACCAATGTTTCCTTCAATAGCCATGTAATTATATTTTTCTGAAATAGGGATTGGTCTTTGTAGTTTCTGATCTGTTATAGTAATTTCTGATGAATCATCACAATCTTGTAAGCAAGCAGAAATTTGTTTTTTTACTATTGGATGAATAACTGTTGCAGCTATTTCGACTAAAGGAATCATTACAAACTTTCGTTGTAACATTTTAGAATGTGGAACAATTAATGTTTTAGAAAAAATAATCTCATCATTAAATAACAGAATATCTATATCGATGTTTCTATCTTGATATCCTTCTTTAGAAGAACGTTCACGACCTAATTTGTCTTCTATTTTTAAGAGTGAAATCATTAAGATTTCTGGTTCTAGGTTTGTAGCAACTTTAATACAAATATTAAAAAAATCTTCACCATTAAATCCCCAAGATGGAGTTTTGTAGATGGATGATATTTTTTGAATACCACCAACATTGTCATCTATTAAATTAATAGCATTTTGTAGGTTTTCTAGTTTGTTTCCTTGGTTGGTTCCTAGAGATAAATATGTGATATGTTGTATTTTCATAAAGCGTTACAAAGAAAATAAAAGCATTTAGATAATTAGCTATAAACAAAAAAAATCGCCAAAATTAATTGGCGATTTTTATATATCAATTTAAAAAGAAATTACTCTTCTTTTCTTGGTTCTCTTGGTTTTCTATCATCACGTCCGCGATTGTCTCTGCTTCTGTTATCACGTCCACCAGAACGTTTGTCATCTCTTGGTGGTCTTGCTACATAACC
Encoded here:
- the folK gene encoding 2-amino-4-hydroxy-6-hydroxymethyldihydropteridine diphosphokinase; its protein translation is MKIQHITYLSLGTNQGNKLENLQNAINLIDDNVGGIQKISSIYKTPSWGFNGEDFFNICIKVATNLEPEILMISLLKIEDKLGRERSSKEGYQDRNIDIDILLFNDEIIFSKTLIVPHSKMLQRKFVMIPLVEIAATVIHPIVKKQISACLQDCDDSSEITITDQKLQRPIPISEKYNYMAIEGNIGAGKTSLVKMISEEFNAKMVLERFADNPFLPKFYEDKERYAFPLEMSFLADRYQQLTDDLAQFDLFKNFIVSDYYIFKSLIFAQVTLQKEEYLLYRKMFDLMYKEITKPDLYIYLYQDTERLLENIKKRGREYEQKIEPNYLKQIHNGYKNFIKTEKSLNLQVIDVSKMDFVHNRVDYVKIVNLIKHF
- the gldC gene encoding gliding motility protein GldC, whose amino-acid sequence is MSIKHNSQINFEIGLDENKVPEEISWTAKDGDINKEASKAIMISVWDHKKKDTLRMDLWTKDMPVDEMKQFYHQTLVSMADSFERATDDQKMSATMRDFCAYFAEKLELK
- the nadE gene encoding NAD(+) synthase, whose amino-acid sequence is MKTEKVAEYIIKWLKEYAENAKVKGFVIGISGGIDSALTSTLCAKTGFPTLCVEMPIHQAPSQVTRAQEHITQLKDNFKNVSDVKVDLTSTFEDFKNVLPAAEPSATVDLSLANTRARLRMTTLYYLAGLHGYLVAGTGNKVEDFGVGFYTKYGDGGVDLSPIADLMKSEVYKLSAFLGVPNSIQKAQPTDGLFGDSRTDEDQIGASYDELEWAMNMQENGKLEGDFKGRELEVFKIYTRLNRINQHKMLPIPICKIPENIK
- the dnaG gene encoding DNA primase, giving the protein MILRSTIDRIFETARVEEVIGEFVVLKKAGSNFKGLSPFTDEKSPSFMVSPVKQIWKDFSTGKGGNSVSFLMEHEHYTYPEALRWLAKKYNIEIEEAEQSSEEKAQMNERESMFLVSTFAKDYFNDVMLNSNKGKAIGLSYFKERGFTDETITKFELGYCIDEWDNFTKAALSKGYDLKFLASTGLTIVKENKQFDRFKGRVMFPIHSMSGRILGFGGRILTADKKAAKYLNSPESDIYHKSKILYGLYQAKKEIAKQDNCFLVEGYTDVISFNQSGVENVVASSGTALTPDQIRLVNRLTKNITVLFDGDAAGIRASIRGIDLILEQGMNVKVVQFPDGEDPDSFAKSNSNAELKKYLEDSAQDFINFKVSLLLKDSNNDPIKKAGVIRDIVTSISKIPDGIQREVYVQECSRIMDISERVLFSELAQLLKKGAQEKNKVSRQQNNTQQNSNEPPPGYFMEQEKGKMGLVKGGAVASQKIDQLSILENEIIKILLLYGNEEVEFIEEVIHVDEEGREKIDTRKYENTVSAEIYVHLHEDEIEFSNALFQEIYTEIIHQLNQLEKLDIDGLINHKNSEISTIVTSILMEKENPNRQLSDWQGQNIEVKSALEVLAKDVNDVVYNLRRVLIGEKIEELMDDAVKNQGAAIDLEVIKNYTSLKMRLFEKLNRVV
- the gldB gene encoding gliding motility lipoprotein GldB, whose product is MRFYFMNLMVLCAIFSCSDKKNNQIDVSTINVDFSIKRYEVDFYNSTENKLPILKKKYPYLFPKTFTDSLAIVKLNNKEEQELFNETQKLYKNIPELKIELLDLFKHIKHYNRKFKAPNVVTMISNIDYKSRVIYADSLLFISLDVYLGKTHKFYSDYPKYIKENNTKNNIIVDVANSIIEKQLVPLPNRSFIGKMIHEGKKIYLLDIYLPTISDKLKIRYSKEKMDWALTNEEDIWKYFIERKLLFSTETQLNKRFLEEAPFSKFYLQNDNQSPGRIGVWLGWQIVRSYMKNNDVSLQELLIIDSQELFKRSKYKPKK
- a CDS encoding OmpA family protein, producing MRRIYLFILFSTFIIAQSFSQSNDGKIIHKDSTEVKSTDIIKESNTWSIGGGFSNFIMHGDLRSIGTSDDKNYWNFGGYVYVDKMFNPILGLELKATYNKMSGGAQYFSSIYKLLYVPDGVIRDDMKFEGRSYGAELNLIVSFSNLFKRDARKWNIAGYFGVGYHQYDSALFDKLPDGSYTKISDADFGYNPQRNSVNEASSIFLSAQLGVKRKISRRVDLEFRTGMYFNHEDHLDAAISDKQNWENFFITSLGVVLKLGKKKEHIIWAVEKPAGAEFKIIDTDGDGVMDQLDVEPNTPKAAMVYGNGQAVDADKDGLPDYKDKCPLEYGPISNEGCPLNVDTDGDGVMDVKDLCPNTPGPVENRGCPKQEVVPPVNITQQIGLLATSIYFDTNSDVIKLISYSTIDQIIMLMKKIPDVKFVIEGHTDDRNSDKYNLYLSQRRAESVRKYMIKQGIVNDRLSPKGYGESRPKFSNANAGGRQLNRRVEIKPIDAIGPVERIDE